The following coding sequences lie in one Lelliottia jeotgali genomic window:
- a CDS encoding DNA-directed RNA polymerase beta' subunit has translation MKDLLKFLKAQTKTEEFDAIKIALASPDMIRSWSFGEVKKPETINYRTFKPERDGLFCARIFGPVKDYECLCGKYKRLKHRGVICEKCGVEVTQTKVRRERMGHIELASPTAHIWFLKSLPSRIGLLLDMPLRDIERVLYFESYVVIEGGMTNLERNQILTEEQYLDALEEFGDEFDAKMGAEAIQALLKSMDLEQECEQLREELNETNSETKRKKLTKRIKLLEAFVQSGNKPEWMILTVLPVLPPDLRPLVPLDGGRFATSDLNDLYRRVINRNNRLKRLLDLAAPDIIVRNEKRMLQEAVDALLDNGRRGRAITGSNKRPLKSLADMIKGKQGRFRQNLLGKRVDYSGRSVITVGPYLRLHQCGLPKKMALELFKPFIYGKLELRGLATTIKAAKKMVEREEAVVWDILDEVIREHPVLLNRAPTLHRLGIQAFEPVLIEGKAIQLHPLVCAAYNADFDGDQMAVHVPLTLEAQLEARALMMSTNNILSPANGEPIIVPSQDVVLGLYYMTRDCVNAKGEGMVLTGPKEAERIYRAGLASLHARVKVRITEYEKDANGEFVAKTSIIDTTVGRAILWMIVPKGLPYSIVNQALGKKAISKMLNTCYRILGLKPTVIFADQTMYTGFAYAARSGASVGIDDMVIPQKKYEIISEAEAEVAEIQEQFQSGLVTAGERYNKVIDIWAAANDRVSKAMMDNLQTETVINREGKEEQQVSFNSIYMMADSGARGSAAQIRQLAGMRGLMAKPDGSIIETPITANFREGLNVLQYFISTHGARKGLADTALKTANSGYLTRRLVDVAQDLVVTEDDCGTLEGITMTPVIEGGDVKEPLRDRVLGRVTAEDILKPGTADILVPRNTLLHEQWCDMLEENSVDSVKVRSVVSCDTDFGVCAHCYGRDLARGHIINKGEAIGVIAAQSIGEPGTQLTMRTFHIGGAASRAAAESSIQVKNKGSIKLSNAKSVVNSAGKLVVTSRNTELKLIDEFGRTKESYKVPYGAVMAKGDGEQVAGGETVANWDPHTMPVITEVAGFIRFTDMVDGQTITRQTDELTGLSSLVVLDSAERTAGGKDLRPALKIVDANGNDVLIPGTDMPAQYFLPGKAIVQLEDGIQISAGDALARIPQESSGTKDITGGLPRVADLFEARRPKEPAILAEITGIISFGKETKGKRRLVITPLDGSEPYEEMIPKWRQLNVFEGERVERGDVVSDGPEAPHDILRLRGVHAVTRYITNEVQDVYRLQGVKINDKHIEVIVRQMLRKATIDSAGSSDFLEGEQVEYSRVKIANRDLEANGKVGVLYSRDLLGITKASLATESFISAASFQETTRVLTEAAVAGKRDELRGLKENVIVGRLIPAGTGYAYHQDRMRRRAAGELPAAPQVTAEDASASLAELLNAGLGGSDND, from the coding sequence GTGAAAGACTTATTAAAGTTTCTGAAAGCGCAAACTAAAACCGAAGAGTTTGATGCGATCAAAATTGCTCTGGCATCGCCAGACATGATCCGTTCATGGTCTTTCGGTGAAGTTAAGAAGCCGGAAACCATCAACTACCGTACGTTCAAACCTGAGCGTGACGGCCTTTTCTGTGCGCGTATTTTCGGGCCAGTAAAAGATTACGAGTGCCTGTGCGGTAAGTACAAGCGCCTGAAACACCGTGGTGTGATCTGTGAGAAGTGCGGCGTTGAAGTGACCCAGACCAAAGTGCGCCGTGAGCGCATGGGCCACATCGAGCTGGCGTCTCCAACTGCTCACATCTGGTTCCTGAAATCTCTGCCGTCCCGTATCGGCCTGCTGCTGGATATGCCGCTGCGCGATATCGAACGTGTTCTGTACTTCGAATCTTATGTGGTTATCGAAGGCGGGATGACGAATCTGGAACGTAACCAGATTCTGACCGAAGAACAGTATCTGGACGCGCTGGAAGAGTTCGGTGACGAATTCGACGCGAAAATGGGTGCGGAAGCTATTCAGGCCCTGCTGAAAAGCATGGATCTGGAGCAAGAGTGCGAGCAGCTGCGTGAAGAGCTGAACGAAACCAACTCCGAAACCAAGCGTAAAAAGCTGACCAAGCGTATCAAACTGCTGGAAGCGTTCGTTCAGTCTGGTAACAAACCAGAGTGGATGATCCTGACCGTTCTGCCGGTTCTGCCGCCAGATCTGCGTCCGCTGGTTCCGCTGGATGGTGGTCGTTTCGCAACGTCCGATCTGAACGATCTGTATCGTCGCGTGATCAACCGTAACAACCGTTTGAAACGACTGTTGGATCTGGCTGCGCCTGACATCATCGTACGTAACGAAAAACGTATGCTGCAGGAAGCGGTTGATGCCCTGCTGGATAACGGTCGTCGCGGTCGTGCGATCACCGGTTCTAACAAACGTCCTCTGAAATCTTTGGCCGATATGATCAAAGGTAAACAGGGTCGTTTCCGTCAGAACCTGCTCGGTAAGCGTGTTGACTACTCCGGTCGTTCTGTTATCACCGTAGGTCCATACCTGCGTCTGCATCAGTGCGGTCTGCCGAAGAAAATGGCACTGGAACTGTTCAAACCGTTCATCTACGGCAAGCTGGAACTGCGTGGCCTGGCCACCACCATCAAAGCCGCTAAGAAAATGGTTGAGCGCGAAGAAGCAGTCGTTTGGGATATCCTGGACGAAGTGATTCGCGAACACCCGGTACTGCTGAACCGTGCACCAACCCTGCACCGTTTGGGTATCCAGGCGTTTGAACCGGTTCTGATCGAAGGTAAAGCAATCCAGCTGCACCCGCTGGTTTGTGCGGCATACAACGCCGACTTCGATGGTGACCAGATGGCTGTTCACGTACCGCTGACGCTGGAAGCCCAGCTCGAAGCGCGTGCGCTGATGATGTCTACCAACAACATCCTGTCACCTGCGAACGGCGAGCCAATCATCGTTCCTTCTCAGGACGTTGTATTGGGTCTGTACTACATGACCCGTGACTGTGTTAACGCCAAAGGCGAAGGCATGGTGCTGACTGGCCCTAAAGAAGCTGAGCGTATTTATCGCGCTGGCCTGGCCTCTCTGCATGCGCGCGTTAAAGTGCGTATCACTGAATACGAAAAAGATGCTAACGGCGAATTCGTTGCGAAAACCAGCATTATCGACACTACCGTAGGTCGTGCGATTCTGTGGATGATCGTGCCGAAAGGTCTGCCTTACTCCATCGTCAACCAGGCGCTGGGTAAGAAAGCTATCTCCAAAATGCTGAACACTTGTTACCGTATTTTGGGTCTGAAACCGACCGTTATCTTCGCTGACCAGACGATGTACACCGGCTTTGCTTATGCAGCGCGTTCAGGTGCATCTGTTGGTATCGATGACATGGTGATCCCACAGAAGAAATACGAGATCATCAGTGAAGCTGAAGCTGAAGTAGCCGAAATCCAGGAGCAGTTCCAGTCTGGTCTGGTTACCGCGGGCGAACGCTACAACAAAGTTATCGATATTTGGGCTGCGGCGAACGATCGCGTTTCCAAAGCGATGATGGATAACCTGCAAACTGAAACCGTCATTAACCGTGAAGGTAAAGAAGAGCAGCAGGTTTCCTTCAACAGCATCTACATGATGGCCGACTCCGGTGCGCGTGGTTCCGCAGCACAGATTCGTCAGCTGGCAGGTATGCGTGGTCTGATGGCGAAACCAGATGGTTCCATCATCGAGACGCCAATCACTGCGAACTTCCGTGAAGGTCTGAACGTACTCCAGTACTTCATCTCCACGCACGGTGCTCGTAAAGGTCTGGCAGATACCGCACTGAAAACAGCAAACTCCGGTTATCTGACGCGTCGTCTGGTTGACGTTGCGCAGGATCTGGTTGTGACTGAAGACGATTGTGGCACTCTCGAAGGTATCACCATGACCCCGGTTATCGAGGGTGGTGATGTTAAAGAGCCACTGCGCGATCGCGTTCTGGGTCGTGTGACTGCTGAAGACATTCTGAAGCCAGGTACCGCAGACATTCTGGTTCCACGCAACACTCTGCTGCACGAGCAGTGGTGTGACATGCTGGAAGAGAACTCTGTTGACTCCGTGAAGGTGCGCTCCGTCGTATCTTGTGACACCGACTTTGGTGTTTGTGCGCACTGCTATGGTCGTGACCTGGCGCGTGGCCACATCATCAACAAAGGCGAAGCAATCGGCGTTATCGCGGCACAGTCAATCGGTGAGCCGGGTACACAGCTGACGATGCGTACGTTCCACATCGGTGGTGCGGCATCTCGTGCGGCTGCTGAATCCAGCATTCAGGTGAAAAACAAGGGTAGCATCAAGCTGTCTAACGCCAAGTCGGTTGTTAACTCCGCTGGCAAGCTGGTTGTGACCTCTCGTAACACCGAGCTGAAGCTGATCGACGAATTCGGTCGTACCAAAGAAAGCTACAAAGTGCCTTACGGTGCTGTGATGGCGAAAGGCGATGGCGAACAGGTTGCTGGCGGCGAAACCGTAGCAAACTGGGACCCACACACCATGCCGGTTATCACCGAAGTGGCAGGTTTCATTCGCTTCACGGATATGGTCGATGGCCAGACGATTACTCGTCAGACCGACGAACTGACCGGTCTCTCCTCCCTCGTGGTTCTGGATTCTGCAGAACGTACCGCGGGTGGTAAAGATCTGCGTCCGGCACTGAAAATCGTTGATGCCAACGGCAATGATGTTCTGATCCCAGGTACCGATATGCCTGCTCAGTACTTCCTGCCAGGTAAAGCGATCGTTCAGTTGGAAGATGGCATCCAGATCAGTGCAGGTGACGCCCTGGCGCGTATTCCTCAGGAATCCAGCGGTACCAAGGACATCACCGGTGGTCTGCCACGCGTTGCTGACCTGTTCGAAGCACGTCGTCCGAAAGAGCCTGCGATCCTTGCAGAAATCACCGGCATCATTTCCTTCGGTAAAGAAACCAAAGGTAAACGTCGTCTGGTGATTACTCCACTGGATGGCAGCGAGCCGTACGAAGAGATGATTCCTAAATGGCGTCAGCTCAACGTGTTCGAAGGCGAACGTGTAGAACGTGGTGACGTGGTTTCCGATGGTCCAGAAGCGCCGCACGACATTCTGCGTCTTCGTGGTGTTCACGCGGTAACGCGTTATATCACCAACGAAGTACAGGACGTTTACCGTCTGCAAGGCGTTAAGATTAACGATAAACACATCGAAGTTATCGTTCGTCAGATGCTGCGTAAAGCAACCATCGATAGCGCTGGCAGCTCGGACTTCCTGGAAGGCGAGCAGGTTGAATACTCTCGCGTCAAGATTGCTAACCGCGATCTGGAAGCGAATGGCAAAGTGGGCGTGCTGTATTCCCGCGATCTGCTGGGTATCACCAAAGCGTCTCTGGCAACCGAGTCCTTCATCTCCGCTGCATCCTTCCAGGAGACCACGCGTGTCCTGACTGAAGCTGCTGTTGCGGGCAAACGTGATGAACTGCGCGGTCTGAAAGAGAACGTCATCGTGGGTCGTCTGATCCCGGCTGGTACCGGTTATGCTTACCACCAGGATCGTATGCGTCGTCGTGCTGCGGGCGAACTGCCAGCTGCACCTCAGGTGACTGCGGAAGATGCTTCTGCAAGCCTGGCAGAACTGCTGAACGCAGGTCTGGGCGGCTCTGACAACGATTAA
- a CDS encoding PTS system, diacetylchitobiose-specific IIA component has protein sequence MEDLETTIMELLVNAGAARSAALTALQLARKGDFDGAEKAMEESRDYVKHAHTIQTQLIGLDEGTGKLPVNLITVHSQDHLMNAMVIQDLAGDMIELYRRLPLLN, from the coding sequence ATGGAAGATTTAGAAACGACCATCATGGAGTTGCTGGTAAATGCGGGCGCAGCGCGCAGTGCTGCACTGACTGCGCTACAACTGGCTCGCAAAGGCGATTTTGACGGCGCCGAGAAAGCCATGGAAGAGTCGCGTGACTATGTGAAACACGCACACACCATCCAGACACAGCTTATTGGTCTTGATGAAGGCACTGGTAAACTTCCAGTGAATCTGATTACCGTCCATTCACAGGACCACCTGATGAACGCGATGGTTATTCAGGATCTGGCGGGCGATATGATCGAACTTTATCGTCGATTACCGCTGCTGAACTGA
- a CDS encoding PTS system, cellobiose-specific IIB component: MKNIVLCCAAGMSTSMLVQRMKDAADKKGVEVTIKAVPVAEFKDNIATADIVLLGPQVKYELAKLQAQAEPLGKKVAVIDMMDYGMMKGDVVLEKALKLLE; the protein is encoded by the coding sequence ATGAAGAACATCGTTTTATGCTGTGCGGCGGGTATGTCCACCAGCATGCTGGTTCAACGCATGAAAGACGCCGCAGATAAAAAAGGCGTCGAAGTAACCATTAAAGCCGTTCCGGTTGCTGAATTTAAAGACAATATTGCTACCGCCGACATCGTATTACTGGGGCCACAGGTTAAATACGAACTGGCAAAACTTCAGGCTCAGGCCGAACCACTGGGCAAAAAAGTCGCGGTGATCGACATGATGGATTACGGCATGATGAAAGGCGATGTCGTTCTTGAAAAAGCTCTCAAACTGCTGGAGTAA
- a CDS encoding diguanylate cyclase-phosphodiesterase (GGDEF & EAL domains) with PAS-PAC sensor(s), which produces MSLHSKKLSFTTPILVSFSGILIGFILIAVFITLTQRKDFVEDYHNINRNFTHNLAVNYTESILRENDYILGRAATYFSRNDKLDETVNVDPEKGVQVLMQLQNLMPTVSSVSLADSQGHYLRAPDVLPADGSEAVDVRTRPWFIRQAEASIFSHYTSPYMDYFLHQPTVTIFKPVISPEGKLKGTLAFHLDLTVMGYTLRQMVAPVQGEFFVVDRDGKVVLHPDTGALFKQYVSEDVMSRMTSGEGHVFDGKTGFWYYYYSFTNPDWFVIYRVADSTLKDITRHETNIVSWGFALAAIVIILFGLYLRHASRTVLMNIIHAIKTGEVNSAPRLESTLSKTILTNKERERDYVRQATVDALTGCKNRRAFDSDIAALMQEHQHFALALVDIDNFKSINDTWGHLSGDIVLRNVAREGIQVMQPEHISVYRYGGEEFAILFPTDHLDAAFRLVETWRLQVAERTWREEGLQVTFSAGLGEWHFEPLEQLIGSVDEALYKAKQQGKNRILRTS; this is translated from the coding sequence ATGTCTCTTCACAGCAAGAAGCTTTCATTTACCACGCCGATCCTGGTGAGTTTCTCAGGGATTCTCATCGGATTTATTCTGATCGCAGTGTTTATTACGCTGACGCAGAGGAAAGATTTTGTAGAGGATTATCATAATATTAACCGCAACTTTACCCATAACCTGGCGGTGAACTATACAGAGTCTATCCTGCGCGAAAACGACTATATTCTTGGGCGTGCCGCGACGTACTTTTCGCGTAACGATAAGCTCGATGAAACGGTGAACGTCGATCCAGAAAAAGGCGTGCAGGTGCTGATGCAATTGCAAAATCTGATGCCGACCGTCTCCTCAGTCTCGCTGGCAGATTCACAAGGGCATTATTTGCGGGCGCCTGACGTGCTTCCTGCCGACGGCAGCGAAGCCGTAGATGTCCGCACCCGGCCCTGGTTTATCCGTCAGGCGGAAGCGAGCATTTTCAGCCACTATACCTCTCCCTACATGGATTATTTTCTCCATCAGCCGACGGTGACGATCTTTAAACCTGTCATTTCACCTGAAGGGAAACTCAAGGGAACACTGGCTTTCCATCTCGACCTGACCGTAATGGGCTATACGCTGCGTCAGATGGTGGCCCCGGTTCAGGGCGAGTTTTTTGTGGTGGATCGCGACGGAAAAGTGGTTCTCCATCCTGATACTGGCGCACTCTTCAAACAATACGTGAGTGAAGATGTCATGAGCCGAATGACCAGCGGCGAAGGCCATGTCTTCGATGGCAAAACCGGGTTCTGGTATTACTATTATTCGTTTACGAATCCAGATTGGTTCGTGATTTATCGCGTGGCCGATTCCACATTAAAAGACATTACCCGGCACGAAACAAATATCGTTAGCTGGGGATTTGCCCTCGCCGCCATCGTGATTATTTTATTTGGTCTTTATCTGCGTCACGCGTCGCGTACGGTGCTGATGAACATCATCCATGCCATTAAAACCGGTGAAGTGAATAGCGCACCGCGCCTGGAATCAACGCTCAGTAAAACCATTCTGACCAACAAAGAGCGTGAGCGGGATTACGTTCGTCAGGCCACTGTCGACGCTCTGACAGGCTGTAAGAATCGTCGCGCCTTTGATAGCGACATTGCGGCACTGATGCAAGAGCATCAGCACTTTGCGCTGGCACTGGTGGACATTGATAATTTCAAATCAATTAATGACACCTGGGGTCATCTGAGTGGCGATATTGTGCTGCGTAACGTCGCCAGAGAAGGGATTCAGGTGATGCAGCCTGAGCATATTTCCGTGTATCGCTACGGCGGTGAAGAATTCGCAATCCTCTTCCCGACAGACCATCTCGACGCCGCCTTCCGCCTGGTGGAAACATGGCGTCTTCAGGTGGCTGAACGCACCTGGCGTGAAGAGGGATTGCAGGTTACCTTCAGCGCCGGGCTGGGAGAGTGGCACTTTGAGCCCCTTGAACAACTTATTGGTAGCGTAGACGAAGCGTTATACAAAGCCAAACAGCAGGGAAAAAACAGAATTCTACGTACCTCCTGA
- a CDS encoding 2-iminoacetate synthase (ThiH), whose product MSTFIDRWRELNWDDIRLRINSKTAADVERALNSRHVTREDMMALLSPAASAYLEPMAQRAQRLTRQRFGNTVSFYVPLYLSNLCANDCTYCGFSMSNRIKRKTLDENEIARECAAIREMGFEHLLLVTGEHQGKVGMDYFRQHLPAIRRRFSSLQMEVQPLSEDEYAELKTLGLDGVMVYQETYHEAMYARHHLKGKKQDFFFRLETPDRLGRAGIDKIGLGALIGLSDSWRVDCFMVAEHLLWLQQHYWQSRYSISFPRLRPCTGGIEPASIMDERQLVQTICAFRLLAPEVELSLSTRESPEFRDRVIPLAINNVSAFSKTQPGGYADNHPELEQFAPHDGRRPEEVAQALSTQGLQPVWKDWDSWLGRASQ is encoded by the coding sequence ATGAGCACCTTTATCGACCGATGGCGCGAGTTGAACTGGGACGACATTCGTCTGAGGATCAACAGCAAAACCGCCGCAGACGTCGAGCGCGCCCTGAATTCGCGGCATGTGACCCGCGAGGACATGATGGCCCTGCTCTCCCCCGCTGCTAGCGCGTATCTTGAGCCGATGGCGCAGCGCGCACAGCGGCTCACTCGTCAGCGCTTTGGCAACACGGTGAGCTTTTACGTGCCACTTTATCTCTCCAATCTTTGCGCCAATGATTGCACCTACTGCGGCTTTTCCATGAGTAACCGCATCAAGCGTAAAACCCTCGACGAGAACGAGATTGCCCGTGAATGTGCCGCCATCAGAGAGATGGGCTTTGAACATCTTCTGCTGGTCACTGGTGAGCACCAGGGAAAAGTGGGAATGGATTATTTTCGCCAGCATCTGCCCGCTATCCGCCGCCGATTTTCCTCATTGCAGATGGAAGTGCAGCCTCTTTCCGAAGACGAGTACGCCGAGCTGAAAACCCTCGGTCTGGACGGCGTAATGGTCTATCAGGAGACCTATCACGAAGCCATGTACGCTCGACACCACCTGAAGGGCAAAAAGCAGGATTTTTTCTTCCGCCTGGAAACGCCGGACCGGCTGGGACGGGCGGGGATCGACAAAATCGGCCTTGGCGCACTGATTGGGCTGTCTGACAGCTGGCGCGTGGATTGCTTTATGGTGGCGGAGCATCTGCTGTGGCTGCAGCAGCACTACTGGCAGAGCCGGTACTCAATCTCATTCCCACGCTTACGGCCCTGCACAGGCGGCATCGAACCGGCGTCGATCATGGATGAACGCCAGCTGGTGCAAACTATTTGCGCGTTTCGTCTGCTGGCACCGGAAGTGGAGTTGTCATTATCCACCCGGGAGTCACCGGAGTTTCGCGATCGGGTCATTCCTTTAGCCATCAATAACGTCAGTGCGTTTTCAAAAACCCAGCCAGGCGGTTATGCGGACAACCATCCCGAGCTGGAGCAGTTCGCCCCACACGATGGCCGTCGGCCTGAAGAGGTTGCCCAGGCGCTGAGCACGCAGGGATTACAGCCGGTGTGGAAAGACTGGGACAGCTGGCTGGGACGCGCCTCGCAGTGA
- a CDS encoding Thiazole biosynthesis protein ThiG, producing MLRIADKTFDSHLFTGTGKFASPQLMVDAIRESGSQLVTLAMKRVDLRNHSDAILAPLLAAGVTLLPNTSGAKTAEEAVFAAQLAREALGTSWLKLEIHPDARWLLPDPIETLKAAELLVKQGFTVLPYCGADPVLCKRLEEAGCAAVMPLGAPIGSNQGLETRAMLEIIIEQATVPVVVDAGIGVPSHAAQALEMGADAVLVNTAIAVADDPVMMARAFRLAVDAGVLARQSGPGSRSFQAQATSPLTGFLEAYS from the coding sequence ATGTTACGTATTGCCGATAAAACCTTTGATTCACATCTGTTCACCGGCACCGGAAAATTCGCTTCGCCGCAGCTGATGGTCGATGCCATTCGCGAGAGCGGCAGCCAACTGGTCACGCTGGCGATGAAGCGCGTGGACCTGCGCAATCATAGCGATGCGATTCTGGCCCCACTGCTGGCCGCAGGCGTGACGCTGCTGCCCAACACCTCTGGCGCGAAAACCGCAGAAGAAGCGGTGTTTGCCGCCCAACTGGCACGTGAAGCGCTGGGTACAAGCTGGCTGAAACTGGAAATCCACCCGGACGCGCGCTGGCTGCTGCCCGATCCCATCGAAACGCTGAAAGCCGCCGAGTTGCTGGTTAAACAGGGGTTTACCGTTCTGCCTTACTGCGGCGCGGACCCCGTGCTCTGCAAGCGTCTTGAGGAAGCCGGTTGCGCGGCGGTGATGCCGCTTGGCGCACCGATTGGCTCCAATCAGGGGCTGGAGACCCGCGCGATGCTGGAGATCATCATCGAGCAGGCCACCGTTCCTGTGGTCGTGGATGCGGGTATCGGTGTACCAAGCCACGCGGCGCAGGCGCTGGAAATGGGGGCCGACGCCGTACTCGTCAACACGGCAATTGCGGTAGCCGACGATCCGGTGATGATGGCGCGCGCATTTCGCCTTGCAGTAGACGCAGGCGTGCTGGCGCGTCAGTCCGGGCCAGGTTCGCGCAGTTTTCAGGCGCAGGCCACTAGCCCGCTGACCGGTTTTCTGGAGGCGTACTCATGA
- a CDS encoding Sulfur carrier protein ThiS yields MRILFNDEPMQCAEELTIATLLDQLRQLKPGAALALNQQILPREQWDIQQVRDGDQILLFQVIAGG; encoded by the coding sequence ATGCGGATTCTGTTTAACGATGAACCGATGCAGTGCGCCGAGGAGCTAACCATCGCCACGCTTCTCGACCAGCTACGCCAGTTGAAACCCGGCGCTGCGCTGGCCCTTAACCAACAGATCCTGCCGCGCGAGCAGTGGGACATTCAGCAGGTGCGCGACGGCGATCAGATCCTGCTTTTTCAGGTCATCGCGGGAGGCTGA
- a CDS encoding Sulfur carrier protein adenylyltransferase ThiF, which translates to MNDSDFMRYSRQILLEDIAVDGQQKLLDSRVLIVGLGGLGAPAALYLAGAGIGTLVLADDDDIHLSNLQRQILFTAEDVNASKAQVTSQRLNALNPEIQLIPVQQRLEGEALRQEVARADVVLDCTDNMATRQVINAACVALNTPLITASAVGFGGQMMVLTPPWVQGCYRCLWPDDEEPQRNCRTAGILGPVVGVMGTLQALEAIKLLSGMATPRNTLRMFDGRSGNWRHLALQRATGCTVCGGHHADSV; encoded by the coding sequence ATGAATGACAGCGACTTTATGCGCTACAGCCGCCAGATCCTGCTGGAGGATATCGCCGTCGACGGTCAACAAAAGCTGCTCGACAGCCGGGTATTGATTGTCGGGCTGGGCGGGCTCGGAGCGCCTGCTGCGCTGTATCTGGCCGGAGCGGGCATCGGGACGCTGGTATTAGCCGACGACGACGATATCCACCTGAGCAATCTGCAGCGGCAGATCCTGTTCACTGCCGAGGATGTGAACGCGTCAAAAGCGCAGGTCACCAGCCAACGGCTGAACGCGCTCAACCCCGAAATTCAGCTTATCCCGGTGCAACAGCGGCTGGAAGGAGAAGCCCTGCGTCAGGAGGTTGCCCGCGCGGATGTAGTGCTGGATTGCACCGACAATATGGCAACACGTCAAGTGATCAACGCCGCCTGCGTTGCACTTAATACGCCGCTCATCACCGCCAGCGCCGTTGGGTTCGGCGGGCAGATGATGGTGCTGACGCCGCCGTGGGTGCAGGGCTGCTACCGCTGCCTGTGGCCGGACGACGAAGAGCCGCAGCGCAACTGCCGCACGGCAGGCATTCTCGGGCCAGTCGTTGGCGTGATGGGAACCTTGCAGGCGCTGGAGGCCATAAAGCTGCTCAGCGGAATGGCGACGCCGCGCAATACACTGCGCATGTTCGATGGCCGCTCGGGTAACTGGCGACATCTGGCGCTCCAGCGTGCAACGGGTTGTACCGTATGCGGAGGGCATCATGCGGATTCTGTTTAA
- a CDS encoding Thiamin-phosphate pyrophosphorylase, which yields MVQPNFPTVPQRLGLYPVVDSVEWIERLLKAGVKTLQLRIKDKRDEEVESDVSAAIELGRRFDARLFINDYWQLAIKHQAYGVHLGQEDLETADLNAIREAGLRLGVSTHDDMEIDVALAARPSYIALGHVFPTQTKQMPSAPQGLAQLARHITRLGDYPTVAIGGISLERAPAVLETGVGSIAVVSAITQATDWQAATAQLLQLAGAGDE from the coding sequence ATGGTTCAGCCCAATTTCCCAACCGTGCCACAGCGCTTAGGGCTTTACCCGGTTGTCGACAGCGTGGAATGGATTGAGCGCCTGCTGAAGGCTGGCGTCAAAACGCTCCAGTTACGTATCAAAGACAAGCGTGATGAAGAGGTGGAGAGTGATGTTTCAGCCGCCATTGAACTGGGGCGCCGTTTTGACGCCCGGTTATTTATTAACGATTACTGGCAACTGGCAATTAAGCACCAGGCGTATGGTGTGCATCTGGGTCAGGAGGATCTGGAAACCGCCGATCTGAACGCCATTCGCGAGGCCGGTCTGCGTCTGGGCGTGTCGACTCACGATGATATGGAGATCGACGTGGCGCTCGCCGCACGACCTTCCTATATCGCGCTCGGTCACGTCTTTCCGACCCAAACCAAACAGATGCCGTCGGCCCCGCAGGGGCTGGCGCAACTGGCACGCCACATTACCCGTCTGGGCGATTACCCAACCGTTGCCATCGGCGGTATTAGTCTGGAGCGCGCCCCGGCGGTGCTGGAGACCGGCGTCGGCAGTATCGCGGTGGTCAGCGCGATCACCCAGGCGACGGACTGGCAGGCAGCCACAGCGCAGCTGTTGCAACTGGCGGGAGCGGGCGATGAATGA